In one window of Procambarus clarkii isolate CNS0578487 chromosome 63, FALCON_Pclarkii_2.0, whole genome shotgun sequence DNA:
- the LOC138354561 gene encoding general transcription factor II-I repeat domain-containing protein 2-like has protein sequence MAVKQQLMQREQDLRLRLRLIKIREIKHLPENKALIKLDFKNAFNQEETGEAKNGITDQFATSKNFTWNTAAERIDEMSGDLKQQLKAVSSRFEHFSITLDETVDITGIAQLAVFIRVCDIVINIYEELLELFPMHDTTASQDIFEKVEQFGHKDSELHQRPSSQPPPILPVVGKLDNQFNDVPTFTEVRWLSCYKVFKRFYLLRQEIIMVLEMKGQNTEEIKDESWLQDHLGFAVDITEQLTALNLKLQDKNKLITQL, from the exons atggctgtgaagcagcagctcatgcagcgcgAGCAAGATTTGCGATTAAGATTAAGATTAATTAAGATTCGCGAGattaagcacctcccagaaaataaggcattaattaaattagactttaaaaatgcctttaaccag gaggaaacaggagaagcaaaaaatggcatcacagatcagtttgCTACCTCAAAGAACTTCACTTG GAACACTGCTGCTGAACGGATTGATGAAATGTCAGGTGATCTGAAACAACAGTTGAAGGCCGTATCATCAAGATTTGAACATTTTTCTATTACTTTAGATGAGACCGTTGACATCACTGGAATAGCGCAGCTTGCGGTCTTCATCAGGGTCTGTGATATTGTAATTAATATTTATGAAGAACTGCTTGAACTGTTCCCCATGCATGACACTACAGCAAGCCAGGACATCTTTGAGAAAGTCGAGCAG TTTGGTCACAAAGACAGTGAACTACATCAGAGGCCGAGCTCTCAACCACCACCAATTCTGCCAGTTGTTGGAAAATTGGATAATCAGTTTAACGATGTTCCAACCTTCACAGAAGTCCGCTGGTTGTCATGTTACAAAGTGTTTAAAAGATTTTATTTGTTGAGACAAGAAATAATTATGGTTTTGGAGATGAAAGGTCAAAACACAGAGGAAATAAAAGATGAAAGTTGGCTCCAGGATCATCTGGGTTTTGCTGTGGACATAACTGAACAATTAACTGCTCTTAATTTGAAATTACAAGATAAAAACAAACTCATCACTCAGTTGTAG